A genomic segment from Dermatobacter hominis encodes:
- a CDS encoding glycosyltransferase family 4 protein, with amino-acid sequence MTTRVLVNLLWLVPGVVGGSEESTTDALRAVGDALGQEGAPDVDVHLAVLEQFAAAHPDLADRFELHVLDQDGRDKRRRVLAEQTWLPSTTRTIHADVVHHAGGVLPLRHPGRTVLTVHDLQPLDMPQNFRAAKRAYIRLMAGRSARAADVVTVPSEFTRDRVVDLLGVSPGDVEVVPWWVAPPRPPEQPASFPLPPWLGDDPFLLYPAITYPHKQHLVLLDAFALAARDRPDLRLVLTGGAAAAEADVLARIRRPDLDGRVLRTGRVPIEQLESLFAATTAVAVPSCYEGFGLPVLEAMVRGVPVIAADAGSLPEVARPEDLVPAEDVTAWATAVEAVVDEGPEARARRIAAGRERAARFTPARTAAALLGAYRRAAPS; translated from the coding sequence GTGACGACGAGGGTGCTCGTCAACCTGCTGTGGCTCGTCCCGGGGGTCGTGGGCGGGAGCGAGGAGTCGACAACCGACGCGCTGCGGGCCGTCGGCGACGCGCTCGGGCAGGAGGGCGCGCCCGACGTCGACGTCCACCTGGCGGTGCTCGAGCAGTTCGCCGCCGCGCACCCCGACCTGGCCGACCGCTTCGAGCTGCACGTCCTCGACCAGGACGGGCGCGACAAGCGGCGCAGGGTGCTGGCCGAGCAGACCTGGCTGCCGTCGACCACCCGGACCATCCACGCCGACGTCGTGCACCACGCCGGCGGGGTGCTGCCGCTGCGCCACCCCGGCCGGACGGTGCTCACCGTGCACGACCTGCAGCCGCTCGACATGCCGCAGAACTTCCGGGCGGCCAAGCGGGCCTACATCCGGCTGATGGCCGGTCGCTCGGCGCGCGCCGCCGACGTGGTCACCGTGCCGAGCGAGTTCACCCGCGACCGCGTCGTCGACCTCCTCGGCGTCTCGCCGGGCGACGTCGAGGTGGTGCCCTGGTGGGTGGCGCCGCCCCGCCCGCCCGAGCAGCCCGCCTCGTTCCCGCTGCCGCCGTGGCTCGGCGACGACCCGTTCCTGCTGTACCCGGCCATCACCTATCCCCACAAGCAGCACCTCGTCCTGCTCGACGCGTTCGCGCTGGCGGCGCGGGACCGACCCGACCTGCGCCTGGTCCTGACGGGCGGGGCGGCGGCGGCCGAGGCCGACGTGCTGGCCCGCATCCGCCGCCCCGACCTCGACGGTCGCGTGCTGCGGACCGGTCGCGTGCCGATCGAGCAGCTCGAGTCGCTCTTCGCCGCCACGACCGCCGTCGCCGTCCCGTCCTGCTACGAGGGCTTCGGCCTGCCCGTGCTCGAGGCGATGGTGCGCGGCGTGCCCGTGATCGCCGCCGACGCCGGGTCGCTCCCCGAGGTCGCCCGGCCCGAGGACCTCGTGCCGGCGGAGGATGTGACAGCGTGGGCGACCGCCGTGGAAGCTGTCGTCGACGAGGGGCCCGAGGCCCGGGCCCGTCGCATCGCCGCCGGCCGGGAGCGGGCCGCACGCTTCACGCCCGCCCGCACCGCCGCCGCGCTGCTCGGCGCCTACCGCCGGGCCGCCCCGTCCTGA
- the gmd gene encoding GDP-mannose 4,6-dehydratase has protein sequence MTKRALITGITGQDGSYLAELLLDEGYEVIGMVRRSSTVTFERIAHLQDRIATVPGDLLDQASLIDLLRTHRPTEVYNLAAQSFVQTSFSQPVLTGDVTGLGVTRLLDAIRIVDPDIRFYQASSSEMFGKVVEVPQSEDTPFYPRSPYGVAKQYGHWITVNYRESYDLHASSGILFNHESPRRGLEFVTRKISNTVAKIKLGTASELRLGNLEAERDWGFAGDYVRAMYLMLQQDAPDDYVVATGETHSVRRFCEVAFGHVGLDYEQYVVIDEAFYRPAEVDLLIGTPAKAEKVLGWTPTVAFEDLVTMMVDADIDLLSGRLGPIS, from the coding sequence ATGACCAAGCGTGCGCTCATCACCGGCATCACCGGCCAGGACGGCTCGTACCTCGCCGAGCTCCTCCTCGACGAGGGCTACGAGGTGATCGGCATGGTCCGCCGCTCCTCGACCGTCACGTTCGAGCGGATCGCCCACCTGCAGGACCGCATCGCGACCGTGCCCGGCGACCTCCTCGACCAGGCCAGCCTGATCGACCTGCTCCGGACGCACCGGCCGACCGAGGTCTACAACCTGGCTGCGCAGAGCTTCGTCCAGACGAGCTTCAGCCAGCCGGTGCTGACCGGCGACGTCACCGGCCTGGGGGTGACCCGGCTGCTCGACGCGATCCGGATCGTCGACCCCGACATCCGCTTCTACCAGGCGTCCAGCTCCGAGATGTTCGGCAAGGTCGTCGAGGTCCCGCAGTCGGAGGACACGCCCTTCTACCCCCGCTCCCCGTACGGCGTCGCCAAGCAGTACGGCCACTGGATCACCGTCAACTACCGCGAGAGCTACGACCTCCACGCGTCGAGCGGCATCCTCTTCAACCACGAGTCACCGCGCCGCGGGCTCGAGTTCGTGACCCGGAAGATCTCCAACACGGTCGCCAAGATCAAGCTCGGCACGGCGAGCGAGCTGCGGCTCGGCAACCTCGAGGCCGAGCGCGACTGGGGCTTCGCCGGCGACTACGTCCGCGCCATGTACCTCATGCTGCAGCAGGACGCTCCCGACGACTACGTCGTCGCGACCGGCGAGACCCACTCGGTGCGACGCTTCTGCGAGGTCGCGTTCGGACACGTCGGCCTGGACTACGAGCAGTACGTCGTGATCGACGAGGCGTTCTACCGCCCGGCCGAGGTCGACCTGCTGATCGGCACGCCGGCCAAGGCCGAGAAGGTCCTCGGCTGGACGCCGACCGTCGCCTTCGAGGACCTCGTGACGATGATGGTCGACGCCGACATCGACCTGCTCTCGGGTCGGCTCGGCCCGATCAGCTGA
- the cofD gene encoding 2-phospho-L-lactate transferase, translating into MTRVAVLCGGVGAARFLRGLLEVHDPALVTGVVNVGDDSVIHGMHVSPDLDTITYTLAGAVNPETGWGLVGETWQAMEQVRTYAAASGIGADDEAAGWFSLGDRDLGTHLYRTSRLRAGATLTEVTGEIARTWGLGLSLVPVTDDPVRTWVRTVDGAELSFQEYFVREHHDVAVDEVRYDGIDAALPSPEAAAALEGAGAIVIAPSNPIVSIEPVVGVPGVREALVERRDRTVAVSPIVGGAALKGPADRLMRELELEPTVVGVARWYAEVAATLVVDEQDAELAVAVEAEGVRCIVAPTIMSRPGVGAALARTCLAAATDAA; encoded by the coding sequence ATGACCCGGGTGGCGGTGCTGTGCGGCGGCGTGGGGGCGGCGCGCTTCCTGCGCGGGTTGCTCGAGGTCCACGACCCTGCGCTCGTCACGGGGGTCGTCAACGTCGGCGACGACTCGGTGATCCACGGGATGCACGTCAGCCCCGACCTCGACACGATCACCTACACGCTGGCCGGCGCCGTGAACCCCGAGACGGGTTGGGGCCTCGTCGGCGAGACGTGGCAGGCGATGGAGCAGGTCCGGACCTACGCCGCGGCCAGCGGGATCGGCGCCGACGACGAGGCGGCGGGCTGGTTCTCGCTCGGCGACCGAGACCTCGGCACCCACCTGTACCGGACGTCGCGGCTCCGGGCCGGGGCGACGCTCACCGAGGTCACCGGCGAGATCGCCCGGACGTGGGGGCTCGGCCTCTCCCTGGTGCCCGTCACAGACGACCCGGTGCGCACGTGGGTCCGCACCGTCGACGGCGCGGAGCTGTCGTTCCAGGAGTACTTCGTGCGCGAGCACCACGACGTGGCCGTCGACGAGGTCCGCTACGACGGCATCGACGCCGCGCTGCCCTCCCCCGAGGCCGCCGCCGCGCTCGAGGGCGCCGGGGCGATCGTCATCGCCCCGTCCAACCCGATCGTGTCGATCGAGCCGGTGGTCGGCGTGCCCGGCGTCCGCGAGGCGCTGGTCGAGCGCCGGGACCGCACGGTCGCGGTCAGCCCGATCGTGGGTGGCGCCGCGCTGAAAGGCCCCGCCGACCGCCTCATGCGCGAACTGGAGCTGGAGCCGACCGTCGTCGGCGTGGCCCGCTGGTACGCCGAGGTCGCGGCGACGCTCGTCGTCGACGAGCAGGACGCCGAGCTCGCCGTCGCCGTCGAGGCGGAGGGCGTCCGCTGCATCGTCGCCCCGACGATCATGAGCCGGCCCGGGGTGGGCGCGGCGCTCGCCCGCACCTGCCTGGCCGCCGCCACCGACGCGGCCTGA
- the cofE gene encoding coenzyme F420-0:L-glutamate ligase has protein sequence MDGIELIPVRGLPEVTRGADLAGMVCDAIELRARDVVVVTQKVVSKAEGAMAEVDPDDPLSHKPLVERESVRILRRRGDLIISETRHGFVCANAGIDLSNVEHGWAALLPEDPDRSARRIRDGIRGRTGTEVGVIVSDTFGRTWRRGVTDVAIGSAGLVPVVDLRGTQDAYGRELQVTEVAVVDEIAGAAELVMGKSTGVPMAVVRGLGPEVFVPVSDDGTEERRGVLTDVVRAPAEDLFR, from the coding sequence GTGGACGGCATCGAGCTCATCCCGGTGCGGGGCCTGCCCGAGGTCACGCGGGGCGCGGACCTGGCCGGCATGGTGTGCGACGCGATCGAGCTGCGTGCCCGCGACGTCGTCGTCGTGACCCAGAAGGTCGTGTCGAAGGCCGAGGGCGCGATGGCCGAGGTCGACCCCGACGACCCCTTGTCGCACAAGCCGCTGGTCGAGCGCGAGTCGGTGCGCATCCTGCGCCGTCGCGGCGATCTCATCATCTCCGAGACCCGTCACGGCTTCGTGTGCGCGAACGCGGGCATCGACCTGTCGAACGTCGAGCACGGCTGGGCCGCGCTGCTGCCCGAGGACCCGGACCGCTCGGCGCGCCGCATCCGCGACGGCATCCGGGGCCGCACGGGCACCGAGGTGGGGGTGATCGTGTCGGACACGTTCGGGCGCACCTGGCGGCGCGGCGTCACCGACGTCGCGATCGGCTCCGCCGGGCTCGTGCCCGTCGTCGACCTCCGCGGCACCCAGGACGCCTACGGCCGGGAGCTGCAGGTGACCGAGGTGGCGGTGGTCGACGAGATCGCCGGCGCCGCCGAGCTCGTCATGGGCAAGTCGACCGGCGTGCCCATGGCCGTGGTGCGGGGGCTGGGGCCCGAGGTGTTCGTGCCGGTGAGCGACGACGGCACCGAGGAGCGCCGCGGCGTGCTGACCGACGTCGTCCGGGCCCCCGCCGAGGACCTCTTCCGCTAG
- a CDS encoding NAD-dependent epimerase/dehydratase family protein — translation MRALVTGGAGFIGSNLVDRLLAEGHAVDVVDNLSSGKLGNLADARADLDHEFTFHQMDICDPAVSELLERRRPEVVFHLGAQIDVRVSVADPALDARINVLGTLNVLEGARRAGSRKVVFASSGGTIYGDVDPDDLPVGEGHSQHPVAPYGVSKKVATDYLYAYRELHQLEYTSLALANVYGPRQDPHGEAGVVAIFAGKLLAGEECTVFGDGSQTRDYVFVDDVVDAFVRAAERGSGLLCNIGTGVESSVLDLYTTMAANAGVDAPPKHAPARIGELQRSCLDATRAKMHLGWQPFTDLAAGTATTLDWFRDR, via the coding sequence ATGAGGGCTCTGGTGACCGGCGGTGCCGGGTTCATCGGTTCGAACCTGGTCGACCGGTTGCTGGCCGAGGGCCACGCCGTCGACGTGGTCGACAACCTGTCGAGCGGCAAGCTCGGCAACCTGGCCGACGCGCGCGCGGACCTGGACCACGAGTTCACGTTCCACCAGATGGACATCTGCGACCCCGCGGTGTCGGAGCTGCTCGAGCGCCGCCGCCCCGAGGTCGTGTTCCACCTCGGCGCGCAGATCGACGTGCGCGTGTCGGTCGCCGATCCGGCGCTCGACGCCCGCATCAACGTGCTCGGCACGCTCAACGTGCTCGAGGGCGCCCGGCGGGCCGGGTCCCGCAAGGTCGTGTTCGCCTCGTCCGGCGGCACGATCTACGGCGACGTCGACCCCGACGACCTCCCGGTCGGCGAGGGCCACTCGCAGCATCCGGTGGCGCCGTACGGCGTGTCCAAGAAGGTCGCGACCGACTACCTCTACGCCTACCGGGAGCTGCACCAGCTCGAGTACACGTCCCTGGCGCTCGCCAACGTGTACGGCCCTCGGCAGGACCCGCACGGCGAGGCAGGCGTGGTGGCGATCTTCGCCGGCAAGCTCCTGGCGGGGGAGGAGTGCACGGTCTTCGGCGACGGGTCCCAGACCCGCGACTACGTGTTCGTGGACGACGTCGTCGACGCCTTCGTCCGCGCCGCCGAGCGGGGCAGCGGGCTGCTCTGCAACATCGGCACCGGCGTCGAGTCCTCGGTCCTCGACCTGTACACGACGATGGCGGCCAACGCCGGCGTCGACGCACCGCCCAAGCACGCCCCCGCCCGCATCGGCGAGCTGCAGCGGTCGTGCCTGGACGCCACCCGGGCGAAGATGCACCTCGGCTGGCAGCCGTTCACCGACCTGGCCGCCGGCACCGCGACGACGCTCGACTGGTTCCGCGACCGCTGA
- a CDS encoding SDR family NAD(P)-dependent oxidoreductase: MDRFADKVVLITGAASGIGRATAERLAAEGATLALSDVNAEGLEETADTCRAAGSKVFSAVSNVADEASVADLVASAVAEHGRLDVAINVAGVLHFEDLRRTKLEDWDRIIAVNLTGTFLVCREVMDHLLATGGNIVNTASTASLAGHPWAVSYSASKGGVYALTQCLAVEFGKQGVRCNSVAPGSILTPIQNEFRLPEGADIKLVNRITALDTHRGPETVASTIAFLASDDAAHVNGTCVKVDGGTLA; the protein is encoded by the coding sequence GTGGATCGGTTCGCCGACAAGGTCGTGCTCATCACGGGTGCGGCATCGGGCATCGGTCGGGCGACGGCCGAGCGCCTCGCCGCCGAGGGTGCCACGCTCGCGCTGTCCGACGTGAACGCCGAGGGCCTCGAGGAGACGGCCGACACCTGCCGCGCCGCCGGGTCGAAGGTGTTCTCCGCCGTGTCGAACGTGGCCGACGAGGCCAGCGTCGCCGACCTGGTCGCCTCGGCGGTCGCGGAGCACGGGCGGCTCGACGTCGCGATCAACGTCGCCGGCGTCCTGCACTTCGAGGACCTGCGCCGGACGAAGCTCGAGGACTGGGACCGCATCATCGCCGTGAACCTGACCGGCACGTTCCTGGTGTGCCGCGAGGTCATGGACCACCTGCTCGCCACCGGCGGCAACATCGTGAACACGGCGTCGACCGCCTCGCTGGCCGGCCACCCGTGGGCCGTGTCGTACTCGGCGTCGAAGGGCGGCGTCTACGCGCTGACCCAGTGCCTCGCGGTCGAGTTCGGCAAGCAGGGCGTGCGCTGCAACAGCGTGGCCCCGGGCTCGATCCTCACGCCGATCCAGAACGAGTTCCGGCTGCCCGAGGGCGCCGACATCAAGCTCGTGAACCGCATCACCGCGCTCGACACCCACCGCGGCCCCGAGACCGTCGCCAGCACGATCGCCTTCCTCGCCTCCGACGACGCCGCGCACGTGAACGGCACGTGCGTGAAGGTCGACGGCGGGACCCTCGCCTGA
- a CDS encoding glycosyltransferase family 4 protein, which yields MNILVLCPHYAPDVAPTGEVMTAIVEALAARGHRMHVVTALPWYRHHAVEEGWTGRPARTEATPWGWITRLHPFPTDKTNIPARAVAFGGFTGMAAVRGAMTRIRPDVVMVMSPPLPLGVAGWLAAVPRGTPFVFNVQDVFPDVAVELGAITDRRVIAVASWLERFLYRRSDAVTVLSEDLRDNVAAKLGGARPERVHVIPNFVDTERIRPSAPDNGYRDEYGLTGRTVVMYAGNVGLSQSLDLVVEAARRYRDRGRDDVVFVVNGGGSAREALIASAAGLDNLRFVDMQPRERLPEVLAAGDLHLVPLKTGLARSSVPSKLYSILAAGRPVLASVDAGTEVATTIERAGAGISVAPEDPDAFVAALDGLLDDRDRMARMGASGRAFVEGWVSPAAVGAAYERLFESVRRDRLARRAGG from the coding sequence ATGAACATCCTCGTCCTCTGCCCCCACTACGCCCCCGACGTCGCCCCGACCGGCGAGGTGATGACCGCGATCGTCGAGGCGCTGGCGGCGCGGGGCCACCGGATGCACGTCGTGACCGCGCTGCCCTGGTACCGGCACCACGCGGTGGAGGAGGGCTGGACCGGCCGTCCCGCCCGCACCGAGGCGACGCCGTGGGGCTGGATCACCCGGCTGCACCCGTTCCCGACCGACAAGACGAACATCCCGGCGCGGGCCGTCGCGTTCGGCGGGTTCACCGGCATGGCGGCGGTCCGGGGGGCGATGACACGCATCCGGCCCGACGTCGTGATGGTCATGTCGCCGCCGCTGCCCCTCGGCGTGGCCGGCTGGTTGGCGGCGGTCCCGAGGGGCACGCCCTTCGTGTTCAACGTGCAGGACGTGTTCCCCGACGTCGCGGTCGAGCTCGGCGCGATCACCGACCGGCGCGTGATCGCGGTGGCGTCCTGGCTCGAGCGGTTCCTCTACCGCCGGTCCGACGCCGTCACGGTGCTGAGCGAGGACCTGCGCGACAACGTCGCCGCCAAGCTCGGCGGCGCCCGCCCGGAGCGGGTCCACGTCATCCCCAACTTCGTCGACACCGAGCGCATCCGGCCGTCGGCGCCCGACAACGGGTACCGGGACGAGTACGGCCTCACCGGCCGCACGGTCGTGATGTACGCGGGCAACGTCGGCCTGTCGCAGTCGCTCGACCTCGTGGTCGAGGCGGCGCGCCGCTACCGGGACCGCGGCCGCGACGACGTCGTGTTCGTCGTCAACGGCGGCGGCTCGGCGCGCGAGGCGCTGATCGCGTCGGCGGCCGGTCTCGACAACCTGCGCTTCGTCGACATGCAGCCCCGGGAGCGGCTCCCCGAGGTCCTGGCCGCCGGCGACCTGCACCTCGTGCCGCTCAAGACCGGCCTGGCCCGCTCGAGCGTCCCGTCGAAGCTGTACTCGATCCTCGCGGCTGGCCGTCCGGTGCTCGCGAGCGTCGACGCCGGCACCGAGGTGGCGACGACGATCGAGCGCGCCGGCGCCGGCATCTCGGTGGCGCCCGAGGACCCCGATGCCTTCGTCGCGGCCCTCGACGGGCTGCTCGACGACCGCGACCGGATGGCCCGGATGGGGGCGTCGGGCCGGGCGTTCGTCGAGGGCTGGGTGTCGCCGGCGGCCGTCGGTGCGGCCTACGAGCGGCTGTTCGAGTCGGTGCGCCGCGACCGCCTCGCCCGCCGCGCCGGCGGGTGA
- a CDS encoding helix-turn-helix domain-containing protein, whose amino-acid sequence MPERLGDRIGWLRTALGLTQAELAARVAISRVALSNLESGRSVPGERTVTLLAGVFHLEPLELVDGTAYPASKAERLPAVTARHTELELQLALLDRDLRWLEGAPAGVAARVTSEWRQRLAELAPMATSVRDVAALEDARRRVADVA is encoded by the coding sequence GTGCCGGAGCGCCTGGGCGACCGCATCGGCTGGCTGCGCACCGCGCTCGGCCTGACGCAGGCGGAGCTGGCGGCGCGAGTCGCGATCTCCCGGGTGGCGCTGTCGAACCTGGAGTCGGGCCGGAGCGTGCCGGGGGAGCGGACGGTCACCCTGCTGGCGGGTGTCTTCCACCTGGAGCCGCTCGAGCTGGTCGACGGGACGGCCTATCCGGCGTCGAAGGCGGAGCGCCTCCCGGCGGTCACCGCCCGCCACACCGAGCTGGAGCTGCAGCTCGCGCTCCTCGACCGGGACCTCCGGTGGCTCGAGGGGGCGCCTGCCGGCGTCGCCGCCCGGGTCACGTCGGAGTGGCGCCAGCGCCTCGCGGAGCTGGCGCCCATGGCCACCTCGGTCCGCGACGTCGCCGCGCTCGAGGACGCCCGCCGCCGCGTCGCCGATGTCGCCTGA
- a CDS encoding glycosyltransferase family 4 protein, translated as MPAAVPSPPRPDGAQPGPRVAVTLTQLWHRVPGGTATSVLELVDALAARSDVRLAGVGARGVPSTSVTLPTSVPVATLPLPATVLYDSWDRLGRPAVEPVVTSVLGGVDVVHLTVPMGPPRSRAALVATVHDLFPLSRPEWFTRRGVRLMAPALRRIRDHADAVVVPSRSVAEDCRRHGFDPDRLHVVPWGTRPVTAPADGGASVRRRFGLAGPYVLFVGTVEPRKGLPVLADALARIGRADLTLVVAGPSGWGPETAQHLAAVPGPIVRTGFVGEDELLALRAGAAACCLPSWAEGFGLPALEALAAGTPLVTSSGTALAEVAGDAAVLAPPGRADLLADALRSVLDDDALADRLREAGPKRAAGFRWEDTAAAYAEVYRLAAGAGGRRP; from the coding sequence GTGCCCGCCGCCGTCCCGTCCCCGCCGCGCCCCGACGGCGCCCAGCCCGGTCCCCGGGTGGCGGTGACGCTCACGCAGCTGTGGCACCGGGTGCCCGGCGGGACCGCCACCTCGGTGCTGGAGCTGGTGGACGCGCTGGCCGCCCGGTCCGACGTGCGCCTGGCCGGGGTCGGGGCCCGGGGCGTGCCGTCCACCTCGGTGACGCTGCCGACCTCGGTGCCGGTGGCGACCCTGCCGCTGCCGGCGACGGTCCTGTACGACTCGTGGGACCGGCTGGGCCGCCCCGCGGTCGAGCCGGTCGTCACCTCGGTGCTCGGCGGCGTCGACGTCGTGCACCTCACGGTGCCGATGGGCCCGCCCCGGTCCCGGGCCGCGCTGGTCGCCACCGTGCACGACCTGTTCCCCCTCAGTCGGCCCGAGTGGTTCACTCGGCGCGGCGTCCGCCTGATGGCGCCGGCCCTGCGGCGGATCCGGGACCACGCGGATGCCGTCGTGGTGCCGTCCCGGTCGGTCGCCGAGGACTGCCGTCGCCACGGTTTCGACCCCGACCGCCTGCACGTCGTCCCGTGGGGCACCCGCCCGGTGACCGCCCCGGCGGACGGCGGGGCGTCGGTCCGGCGCCGCTTCGGGCTCGCCGGGCCCTACGTCCTCTTCGTCGGCACGGTCGAGCCCCGCAAGGGCCTGCCGGTGCTGGCCGACGCGCTGGCCCGCATCGGCCGGGCCGACCTGACCCTGGTCGTCGCCGGGCCGTCGGGCTGGGGTCCCGAGACGGCCCAGCACCTGGCGGCGGTGCCGGGCCCGATCGTCCGCACCGGCTTCGTCGGCGAGGACGAGCTGCTGGCGCTCCGCGCCGGCGCAGCGGCGTGCTGCCTGCCGTCGTGGGCGGAGGGGTTCGGCCTCCCCGCACTCGAGGCGCTCGCCGCCGGTACCCCGCTCGTCACGTCGTCGGGCACGGCCCTGGCCGAGGTGGCCGGCGACGCCGCGGTCCTCGCACCGCCCGGTCGAGCGGACCTGCTCGCCGATGCGCTGCGCTCGGTCCTCGACGACGACGCCCTCGCCGACCGGCTCCGGGAGGCCGGCCCGAAGCGGGCCGCGGGGTTCCGCTGGGAGGACACGGCCGCGGCCTACGCCGAGGTGTACCGGCTCGCCGCCGGAGCCGGGGGGCGACGCCCGTGA
- a CDS encoding sugar phosphate nucleotidyltransferase, translating into MKAVILVGGFGTRLRPLTLSVPKQMLPMGGVTMLQRVVEHLGGLGVEEVVLSLGYQPEVFLREFPDGEVAGVPVRYAVEPEPLDTGGAIAFAAREAEIDSTFLALNGDVLTDLDVGELWRYHRQAGGAATIALTEVEDPSRYGVVPLDGDGRVEAFIEKPEPGTAPTHWINAGTYVLEPEVLDLVPAGARRSIEREIFPELVAQGRLYGLQAASYWIDAGTPEAYLQAHLDLLDGLRGSFEPAIHESARIDAGAIVKRSAIGPGVIVASGAQVEDSVVMAGARVSAGATVQRSIVGARSVVGESCELTDLSVVGFDEDVPAGTAESGGRFPPPTEWPT; encoded by the coding sequence ATGAAGGCCGTGATCCTGGTCGGGGGCTTCGGCACCCGGCTCCGCCCGCTGACGCTGAGCGTCCCCAAGCAGATGCTGCCCATGGGCGGCGTCACGATGCTGCAGCGCGTGGTCGAGCACCTCGGCGGCCTGGGCGTCGAAGAGGTCGTGCTGTCGCTCGGCTACCAGCCCGAGGTCTTCCTCCGGGAGTTCCCCGACGGCGAGGTCGCCGGCGTGCCGGTTCGCTACGCGGTCGAGCCCGAGCCGCTCGACACCGGCGGTGCCATCGCCTTCGCGGCACGGGAGGCCGAGATCGACTCCACGTTCCTCGCGCTCAACGGCGACGTCCTCACCGACCTCGACGTCGGCGAGCTCTGGCGGTACCACCGGCAGGCCGGCGGCGCGGCGACGATCGCGTTGACCGAGGTCGAGGATCCGTCCCGCTACGGCGTGGTGCCGCTCGACGGCGACGGGCGCGTCGAGGCGTTCATCGAGAAGCCCGAGCCGGGCACCGCCCCCACGCACTGGATCAACGCGGGCACCTACGTGCTCGAGCCCGAGGTGCTCGACCTGGTGCCGGCGGGAGCTCGCCGCTCGATCGAGCGCGAGATCTTCCCCGAGCTGGTCGCCCAGGGCCGCCTCTACGGGCTGCAGGCGGCGTCGTACTGGATCGACGCCGGCACGCCCGAGGCCTACCTGCAGGCCCACCTCGACCTGCTCGACGGCCTGCGCGGCTCGTTCGAGCCCGCCATCCACGAGTCGGCCCGGATCGACGCCGGCGCGATCGTCAAGCGCTCGGCGATCGGGCCGGGCGTGATCGTCGCCTCGGGCGCCCAGGTCGAGGACTCGGTCGTCATGGCCGGCGCCCGCGTCTCGGCCGGTGCGACGGTGCAGCGGTCGATCGTCGGCGCCCGCTCGGTCGTGGGCGAGAGCTGCGAGCTCACCGACCTGTCGGTCGTGGGGTTCGACGAGGACGTGCCGGCGGGCACCGCCGAGTCGGGAGGGCGGTTCCCACCGCCCACCGAGTGGCCCACCTGA
- a CDS encoding alpha/beta fold hydrolase, producing the protein MTAPAAGAPETDPAAGGAMSWRIERVATRDGRELYLERRDSTEPGRPTVVFEAGMGMSHHTWGAVVARVAPVVATAAYDRSGLGRSAADPGPRPLARLADDLVDVLDHLGDGPFVLVGHSWGGPIIRRAAESVPERIAGLVLVDVTDETCDLFFSRSTEVQTRLMLPLLPVVARTGALRRPIDRLAAMLPEPSASGMRRDDGTVAAARAQQAELRGHIADLRELLERPPALPDVPVTYVSGTSASRMEATRRPALLEAHRAAAAALPRGRFVGAERSSHHVPFTEPDLVAAEVLRIV; encoded by the coding sequence GTGACGGCCCCCGCCGCCGGGGCGCCGGAGACCGATCCCGCCGCGGGCGGGGCGATGAGCTGGCGCATCGAGCGAGTGGCCACCCGTGACGGTCGTGAGCTGTACCTCGAGCGCCGCGACAGCACCGAGCCCGGACGCCCCACCGTCGTGTTCGAGGCCGGCATGGGCATGTCGCACCACACGTGGGGTGCCGTCGTGGCGCGCGTCGCGCCGGTCGTCGCGACGGCGGCCTACGACCGCAGCGGCCTCGGGCGCAGCGCCGCCGACCCCGGGCCGCGCCCGCTGGCCCGCCTGGCCGACGACCTCGTCGACGTCCTCGACCACCTCGGCGACGGGCCGTTCGTCCTCGTCGGCCACAGCTGGGGTGGGCCGATCATCCGCCGGGCCGCCGAGTCGGTGCCCGAGCGCATCGCCGGCCTCGTGCTGGTCGACGTGACCGACGAGACCTGCGACCTGTTCTTCAGCCGGTCGACCGAGGTCCAGACCCGGCTGATGCTGCCGCTGCTGCCCGTCGTGGCCCGGACCGGGGCGCTGCGACGGCCGATCGACCGCCTGGCCGCGATGCTGCCGGAGCCGTCGGCCAGCGGCATGCGGCGCGACGACGGCACGGTCGCCGCGGCCCGGGCGCAGCAGGCCGAGCTCCGCGGCCACATCGCCGACCTGCGCGAGCTGCTCGAGCGCCCACCGGCGCTGCCCGACGTGCCGGTCACGTACGTCTCCGGCACGTCGGCCTCGAGGATGGAGGCGACGCGCCGCCCGGCGCTGCTCGAGGCCCACCGTGCGGCGGCCGCTGCGCTGCCTCGGGGCCGGTTCGTCGGGGCCGAACGGTCCTCGCACCACGTCCCGTTCACCGAGCCCGACCTCGTCGCGGCCGAGGTGCTGCGGATCGTCTAG